The window ACCCTCCTGGTCGGTGTCATGGTCGACACCGCCGCGGCGGGTGCCGCAGTGGAGAAGGTCGCGGGTCTGCTCGCCGAGGACCCGTCCCGGCAGACCCTCACCAAGGCTCTGGTCTACCCGGTGGTGGCCCGGGTGGCCGGCTGCCTCGGGCTGGAAATGGCGAAACAGACCTTCGCCCGTTCCGTTTCCAAAGCCGTCCCGATCCTCGGCGCCGTGGTGTCCGGCGGATTCACCCTGGCCACCTATCTGCCGATGGCCCAGCGGCTGAAAAAGCACCTCGCCGGTCTGGAACTGTCGAATCCGGAGCACCGGGTCGTCAACGCCGATTTCGCGGAGGCCCCACCCGCCGACCCGGTGTGACAGCATCTCGGCATGGCGCGCATGTCCGCAGTGGAACGACGGGTCCGGGCCGCCTTCCACGCGGGCGCCGAGATCGCGCTTGCGGCCGGTGATCCGCCGCTGCCCGGTGCGGTGATCGCCGACCTGCTGTGCCGTCCGGTCGACCGGGCCGAGCATCCGCGGGCGGCGCTGCGGCTGCGCGGGGCCACCGTCACCGGCCCGGTCGACGTCACCGACGCGGAGATCGCGGTTCCGGTGCGGTTCCGGGAGTGCCGGTTCGACGCGCCCGTCGACCTCTCCGGCGCGCAGCCGGCCGACCTGCGGTTCAGCCGCTGTGAGCTGCACGGGTTGCGGGCCCGGCTGGTGGTGGTCCGCGGTGATGTCAGCCTGGCCGACAGCACCGTCGAGGGCCCGCTCGATCTGTCCGACGCCCGGATCGGCGGTGACCTGGTCCTCGAACGGGCGCGCCTGCGTCACCCGGCCGGTCGGGCTCTCGCCGCGGCCCGGCTGACCGTCGGCGGCAGCCTGCTCGGGACCGGCCTGCACGCGGCCGGGGAGCTGTGGCTCGACGGCGCCCAGGTGGGTGGCAACCTGGTGCTCGACGGCGCGGTGCTGCGGAACCCGTCGAAGCGGGCGGTCGCCGGAGACCGGTTGGTCATCGGCGGGAACCTGCGGGCCGGGGACGGGCTCGACGTACACGGTGAGCTGTTCCTGGTCCATGTTCAGGTGGGTGGCCAGCTCTGGTTCGTCGGCGCGACGCTGGCCGCCCCGGACGGGTTCGCACTGCACCTGGGCAGTGGAAAGGCCGACAGTGTGTGGCTGTGTTTCGCCGAGACTCCGGTCGGGCGGGTGCGGTTGTCCGGGCTGCGGGCCGAGACCGTCTTCGACGACCCGGCGGTGTGGCCGGCCCGGCTGGACCTGGTCGGGTGCACGTACCGGCTGCTGATCGCGCGGTCGTTCGAAGGGCGGCGGCCCGGACCGGCCGCGGTGGTCACGGTGCCGGTCCGGCGGCGGCTGGAGTGGCTGCGACGCAGCCCGGACGGGTACGCGCCCCAGCCGTACGAGCAGCTCGCCGAGGCGTACCGCCGCGGTGGTCAGGATGTCGAGGCCCGCCGGGTGCTGCTGGAGAAACAGCGCCGCCGCCGGACCGGTCTGCACCTGCCCGGCCGGATCGGCGGCTACCTGCTCGACGGCCTGGTCGGGTACGGCTACCGCACCTGGCAGGCCGGCCTCTGGCTGCTCGTCTTCTGGGCCCTCGGCGCGGCCGCGTTCACCGCCTGGCCGCCGCCGCCCCGCAACCGGGCCGAGGCCCCGGAGCCGTCGGCCGCCCTGTACGCGCTGGACCTGCTCCTGCCGATCATCAACCTGGGCCACGACACGGCCTGGAAACCGGCCGGAACCGCACAGTACGTGGCGGCCGCGCTGGTCGTGATGGGCTGGGTGCTGACCACCGCGGTGGTGGCCGGCCTGTCCCGCATCATCAACCGCTGAGGCTTGACCTGAAGTCCGGTTGAGGTCAGGACGAGCCGGCCGGCCCTGGACCGAGGCGGCGGCAGCCTGATCGTCGAGATCGAGTTCGGTCAGGCCTCGGCGAAATAGTCACGCAGGACGGCTATCCGGCCGTCTCGCAGCCGGAAGATCTGCACCAGCGACATCGTCGTCCGCGTGCCGTCGACCTGCGCCAGGACGACGTCGATCTCGGCGATGAACACATCCGGATCAGCGGTGTCGTGCAGGACGTAGGCGGTCCGTTCGATGTCGATCGTGCCCGGCGGCGCCGGCCGGGTGTGGTAGGCGGCGGTCCCGGCGCGGATGGCGTCCCGCCCGGCCAGGTGGCGCAGCGGATGACCATCGGCGACGAGGGGCGCTTCGAAGACACCGTCCTCGGTGAACATCGCGGCGATCGCGTCCGGGTCACGGGTGATCGCACCGGCGTACAGATACCGCTCGAAGACCTGCTGATGAGTGAGCTCCACTCTCCACTCTATCCCGGCTGCCGCGGCTCCATCCCGGCTGCCGCGGCTCCATCCCGGCTCCCGCGGCCATGCCGGGCCGTCACGTCAGGTCGTCGGCGAGCAGGTCCATCAGCATGCCGTCGTGCCAGGTGCCGTCCGGGCCGCGCTCGTAGCGCCGCATGACGCCGACCGGCCGGAACCCGACCTTCGCATAGCAGCGGATCGCGGCCTCGTTGTCGGCGGCCGGGTCGATGACCAGGCGATGATGGCCGAGGCCGTGGATCAGGTGCCGGGCCACGGTACGGACCGTGTCGGTGCCCAGGCCCAGCCCGTGCACCGTGGGGGAGAGGTAGATGTCGATACCGGCGTGCCGGTAGTCCGGATCGGCCTCCTCGCTCCACTGGACGGCGC of the Actinoplanes sichuanensis genome contains:
- a CDS encoding pentapeptide repeat-containing protein, whose product is MARMSAVERRVRAAFHAGAEIALAAGDPPLPGAVIADLLCRPVDRAEHPRAALRLRGATVTGPVDVTDAEIAVPVRFRECRFDAPVDLSGAQPADLRFSRCELHGLRARLVVVRGDVSLADSTVEGPLDLSDARIGGDLVLERARLRHPAGRALAAARLTVGGSLLGTGLHAAGELWLDGAQVGGNLVLDGAVLRNPSKRAVAGDRLVIGGNLRAGDGLDVHGELFLVHVQVGGQLWFVGATLAAPDGFALHLGSGKADSVWLCFAETPVGRVRLSGLRAETVFDDPAVWPARLDLVGCTYRLLIARSFEGRRPGPAAVVTVPVRRRLEWLRRSPDGYAPQPYEQLAEAYRRGGQDVEARRVLLEKQRRRRTGLHLPGRIGGYLLDGLVGYGYRTWQAGLWLLVFWALGAAAFTAWPPPPRNRAEAPEPSAALYALDLLLPIINLGHDTAWKPAGTAQYVAAALVVMGWVLTTAVVAGLSRIINR
- a CDS encoding nuclear transport factor 2 family protein, yielding MELTHQQVFERYLYAGAITRDPDAIAAMFTEDGVFEAPLVADGHPLRHLAGRDAIRAGTAAYHTRPAPPGTIDIERTAYVLHDTADPDVFIAEIDVVLAQVDGTRTTMSLVQIFRLRDGRIAVLRDYFAEA
- a CDS encoding GNAT family N-acetyltransferase codes for the protein MLNGELVRLRPATRDDVPALAEIRKTPEVYGRWGGGADLAAEVAEGLDDPDTEVYTIVHREQVVGAVQWSEEADPDYRHAGIDIYLSPTVHGLGLGTDTVRTVARHLIHGLGHHRLVIDPAADNEAAIRCYAKVGFRPVGVMRRYERGPDGTWHDGMLMDLLADDLT